The window GAGAGCCATTTGATTTTTTCGGGATTTTCCACTTCTATGGGGTTGGCCTTTAAATACCCCCGGATCTCTCCAAAGGCATTGGCCTCCACATCAAGGCCCTTTATGGGGCCGGAACACTGGATATTCATTGCAATTCGGTCCCGTCCCTTCAAGGGCGCGCTCAACAGGGCGGCTGCAATGTATGCCTGGCCCAGGACCAGGGTTTCCAAAGGGCCAAGATCATGGTTTGCCTGCATCTCTTTGACCATCCGGGTGGCATGTACCACCACCCCTTTGATCTGGTCATCCGCCATGAAGAACCGGTACATCCGTTCATTGGCCGAGGCCTGGAACTGGGCTTTTACATCATGATTAAATATATCTTTTTTTATCATTTTCTAATTCCCAAAAGTCATTAATGCCAGGGTATTATAAGGCCTGATTTATAAATGTAAACCGTTGCGGATTAATCAAGTCCGTCCTTGACACAGGTATTTTATTGGGCGATTATGGGCCCGTGTTGAGGTGCCCGTTGGGGCCTAACAGGGAATTCCGTTAGAATCGGAAGCGGTCCCGCCGCTGTAACCGGGGACAAAACCTGCACATAGCCACTGTTCGTTTCAGTTTCAAGGCGAATGGGAAGGCGCAGGCGTTTGGATGATCCGGGAGCCAGAAGACCTGCCTGAACAGATGACCTGCGTTGTGCGGAGGGAGCCGCTGATGTTGCCATAACCAAATACAGGGCCAAGAAAACTGGGTGCAGCCCTTCAAGTCATAACAGGCTTGAAGGGCTGTTTTGTTTTGGGCGCGCTGGGGGTTCCGGACGGCTTACAACGCATTTTTCTTAAATCCAGGAAGATAAGGAGAAAGTTGTATGAGAAAGTTGATTTCTGCGGCAGTCGTGTTGGCCATGGTGTTGTGTGCAGCAAATGTTTACGCCCACAAGGAAGCAAGACCGATGAAAAAAGGCATTCTTCTGGTGGCGTTCGGTACCAGTGAGGCCTCGGCAAAGGTCTCTTTTCAAAACATTGAGGCAAAAGTGAAAAAGGCGTTTCCCGGCGTTGATGTATTCTGGGCCTATACCTCCCATATCATCCGCCATAAACTGGCCAAGCAGGGTGAAAATATTCTTTCCCCGGCCGAAGCCCTGGCCAAAATGATGGATGAAGGGTACACCCATGTGGCGGTTCAATCCCTTCACACCATACCGGGGGAAGAGTACCATGAACTGACCATGACCGTGAATGGTTTCAAGGCCATGCCCGGTGGGTTTGACAAGCTCATCCTGGGCTTTCCCATGCTGGGTGCCCAGGACACGGTTGCCAGGGCTGTGGATGCCGTCATCGCCACGCTGCCCGGGGCGCGTAAGGCCAATGAACCTGTTGTGCTCATGGGTCACGGCACCCACCATCCGGGAAATATTTACTACTCTGCCATGAACTGGCAGCTTCAGCAAAAAGATCCCAACATCATCATGGGCACCGTGGAAGGGTATCCTGAACTTTCAGATGTAATTGCCTGGCTTACGGCAAAAAAAGCCAAAAAAATCTGGGTGATGCCGTTTATGTCGGTTGCCGGTGATCATGCCAAAAATGATATGGCCGGCGACGAGGAAGACTCCTGGAAATCCCAGCTTACCAAAGCGGGATTCTTGTGTGAGACCGTGCTTAAAGGTACGGCTGAATATGATGAATTTGCCGACATCTGGGTGGGGCAGCTGGCAAAGGCAATGGCCCATTTCAAGTAAGAAAAGCTGAAAGGAAGTTTATTAACGTTGCCGGCTGTAACAGGCATAAAAAGTTCCCCCGCCCGGGTGACGATAGGTCTTGGCTTGCTGCTGGGCGGGGTCATTGTTTTGTCTGCGGCCATGGGCGTGGTTCATCTGTCTTTTGTACAGGTGGTGGTCGTGATCTGGGAACAACTTTCGGGACGGCAGCCCGCGGACGCCCTGGCTTCGGCCATTATCTGGGATGTTCGTCTCCCCAGGATTTTTACGGCCGCCATTGTGGGGGCCGGGCTCTCTGTTTCCGGGGTGGTGTTCCAGGGGATTTTGAGAAATCCCCTGGCAGATCCCTATACCCTGGGTATTTCAGCAGGGGCTGCCTTTGGGGCCTGCGTGGCCTTTCTTTTCAACATGAGCTTCTTTCCGGGGTTGAGTGTGGGTTTGTGCGCCTTTGCCGGTGCCGTTATGACTTTGGTTGTGGTGCTGTATCTGTCCGGCGGCACTGCCGGCGGGTATTCGTCCAACAATTTGATTCTTTCGGGGATTATCGTTGCCGCCATTCTTTCAGCCGGGATCAGTTTTTTAAAATATGCGGCTGACGAACGGGTTTCGGTCATTATTTTCTGGCTTTTGGGCAGTTTTGTCTCCAGGACCTGGATGGATGTGGGGATCTCATTTATCTTTGTTGGCATTGGCACCGCGGTGTGTCTGTGTTTTGGCCGGGACTTGAACCTCATGGCTTTAGGCGACAGGACCGCCGCCTCCCTTGGTGTGGATGTAAAAAAATCCCGTCTGATTCTTTTGGCCACCGCGTCCCTCATGGCGGCAGTGTGCGTGTCCGTGTCCGGCATTATCGGGTTTGTGGGGCTTTTAGTGCCCCATATGATGCGCGGTGTCCTAGGCGCGGACAACCAGTGGCTGATGCCGGTGTCCCTTCTGGCAGGGGCGGTGCTGCTGCTGGGTGCGGACACCTTTACCCGGGCTGTCCTGCCCTGGGAACTGCCCATTGGGGTGCTCACGGCATTGATCGGGGGGCCTTTTTTTTGTTATGTGTTTAAACGGCAGTTTTCCGGAACACAAAAGTTCTAAAGCCCATGGGATACACATTAAAGGATATCTGGTTTTCCTATGAAAACCGGCCCATTTTTTCAGGCATCAGCCTTGAAATTCAGACCGGTTGTTTCCATGGTGTGCTTGGCCCCAACGGCAGTGGAAAAACCACCCTGCTTGATTTGATCACAGGGCATTTAAAACCGGGAAAAGGCAGTATCATTATGGATGATCGGCCTCTGGCTGGGTTGAGCGCCAACGAACTGGCAAAACAATGTGCGCTGGTGCCCCAGGATTTCCAGGTGAACTTTCCTTTTACCGTGTATCAGGTGGTGATGATGGGCCGGTATCCCCATCTGGGCCGGTTCAGTGCCCCGGATGCAAAGGACCGGGACCTGGTTGACCAGGCCATGGCTGCCACGGGGATCCATGATTTTTCCCAGCGCCTGGTTACGGAACTGTCCGGCGGGGAGCGTCAGCGGGTGGTGTTTGCCCGGGCCCTGGCCCAGGACGCCGCCTGCCTGATTCTGGACGAGGCCACCTCCAATCTGGACATCCGCCATACCCTGGCGCTGATGGCTCTGGCTGCGGACAGGGTGAAAAATAAGGGGCTCACGGTCATCAGTGTCATGCAGGATATCAATCTGGCCGCCCGGTTCTGCAAATTTCTGCTCTTTTTAAAAAATGGTCGGGTCCAAGCCCATGGGACGGTGGATGAGGTGTTAACCGAATCGGTAATTCATAAGGTCTTTCAAGTATCG is drawn from uncultured Desulfobacter sp. and contains these coding sequences:
- a CDS encoding iron ABC transporter permease codes for the protein MPAVTGIKSSPARVTIGLGLLLGGVIVLSAAMGVVHLSFVQVVVVIWEQLSGRQPADALASAIIWDVRLPRIFTAAIVGAGLSVSGVVFQGILRNPLADPYTLGISAGAAFGACVAFLFNMSFFPGLSVGLCAFAGAVMTLVVVLYLSGGTAGGYSSNNLILSGIIVAAILSAGISFLKYAADERVSVIIFWLLGSFVSRTWMDVGISFIFVGIGTAVCLCFGRDLNLMALGDRTAASLGVDVKKSRLILLATASLMAAVCVSVSGIIGFVGLLVPHMMRGVLGADNQWLMPVSLLAGAVLLLGADTFTRAVLPWELPIGVLTALIGGPFFCYVFKRQFSGTQKF
- a CDS encoding sirohydrochlorin cobaltochelatase, translated to MRKLISAAVVLAMVLCAANVYAHKEARPMKKGILLVAFGTSEASAKVSFQNIEAKVKKAFPGVDVFWAYTSHIIRHKLAKQGENILSPAEALAKMMDEGYTHVAVQSLHTIPGEEYHELTMTVNGFKAMPGGFDKLILGFPMLGAQDTVARAVDAVIATLPGARKANEPVVLMGHGTHHPGNIYYSAMNWQLQQKDPNIIMGTVEGYPELSDVIAWLTAKKAKKIWVMPFMSVAGDHAKNDMAGDEEDSWKSQLTKAGFLCETVLKGTAEYDEFADIWVGQLAKAMAHFK
- a CDS encoding ABC transporter ATP-binding protein produces the protein MGYTLKDIWFSYENRPIFSGISLEIQTGCFHGVLGPNGSGKTTLLDLITGHLKPGKGSIIMDDRPLAGLSANELAKQCALVPQDFQVNFPFTVYQVVMMGRYPHLGRFSAPDAKDRDLVDQAMAATGIHDFSQRLVTELSGGERQRVVFARALAQDAACLILDEATSNLDIRHTLALMALAADRVKNKGLTVISVMQDINLAARFCKFLLFLKNGRVQAHGTVDEVLTESVIHKVFQVSSRVYYDERINCKQVVFL